The genomic window ATAAGGAAATAGACAGGGAGGCTCTCTGTGATGGTCATGGAGCGTGCTTAATCAATTTGAAAATGGTGATTGAGCATCCTTTAGAAGTGCACTATGTTGGAGTTGAAATTACAGATGTAAACGATAATATGCCCAGTTTTACAGAAAAGGATAAACTATTGGACATTCCTGAATCTACTCCTCCAGGGAGGCGTTTCCAGTTGCCAGCCGCTCGAGATCCAGATGTTGGTATCAATACAGTTAGAGTCTATAAATTAAACCACAATGAACATTTTGACCTGCAAATAAGAGAAATAGGAGATGATAAAATTCCGTTCTTAGTTTTGCAGAAACCCTTGGACCGAGAAAAACAATCTGAGCATAGACTGTTATTAACGGCAATCGATGGGGGGAATCCATCAAGGTCAGGGAATTTAAACGTTACAATTACTgttcttgattcaaatgacaacCACCCAGTATTTAGTCAAGAGTTGTACTCCGTTACACTACTTGAAAATGTGGAGGTTGGAACTGTTGTAGTAAAAGTTAACGCTACTGATTTGGACGAGGGTGTAAACGGTGAAGTTGAATATTCGTTTGGCAGTGAACTTGAACCAAAGGTATACGATATCTTTATCTTGGATAAAGTTTCAGGAGAAATTCGAATTAAAGGACACGTTAACTTTGAAGACATTAATGTGTACAAATTGGACGTCCATGCAACAGACAAGGGACAGCCTCCAATGAGTATGAATTGCAGAATTAACATAAAGATTGTAGATTTAAATGACAATGAACCAGAAATAGAGGTGACATCTCTCTCAAATAGGGTCTCTGAAGATTCGAAACCTGGGACGGTTGTCTCGCTCATCAGTGTGTCAGATAAAGACTCGGGGATTAATGGAAAAGTTGTCTGTACTCTGTCCGGCGACGTGCCCTTCGAGTTAAAGCCATCATACCAAGATAATATGTTCTCTTTAGTGACCAAGCACAAATTGGATAGAGAGCTCGTGTCTTACTATGACATCACAATAACAGCCACTGACTGTGGtcagcctcctctgtcctcGTTCAAAACTCTGAGCGTCCAGATATCAGATGTGAACGATAACAGACCAGAATTTTCTAAAAATCCTCTTGAACTTTATATGTTGGAAAACAACGCTCCTGGTGCGTCAATATTCTCTCTAAGAGCCTCTGATAAAGACACTAATGAAAATGCAGCAATCTCCTATCACATAGTTAGAGGAGAGAGCAAGCCGAATGATATGGCATCTTTCCTCAATATCAATTCTGATAATGGCCACATTTCCGCGCTAAAAACCTTTGACTTTGAAACTCTGAAGACGTTCAAATTCCAAGTTGTAGCAACAGACTCTGGAACTCCATTGCTAAGCAGCAACGTCACCGTGAATGTGTTCATTCTGGATCAGAACGACAACGCCCCAGTGATCTTGTATCCAGTCAGCGCTAACGGTTCTGCTGAAGGTGTGGAGGAGATTCCCCGTAATGTGAACGCAGGACATTTGGTGACTAAAGTGAGAGCCTATGACGCAGATATAGGATATAACGGCTGGTTGTTGTTTTCACTGCAGGAAGTTAGTGACCACAGTCTCTTTTCTCTGGACCGCTACACAGGACAAATAAGGACACTTCGGTCCTTCACAGAGACAGACGAGGCTGAACATAAACTGGTCATACTGGTCAAAGATAATGGGAACGTTTCACTCTCAGCAACAGCTACTGTGATCATCAACGCAGTGGAGCCCAAAGAGGCTTTTGCTGCTTCTGATGTTAAAAGCTCAGTCAAAGATGACGATGAGAACAATGTTACATTCTATTTGATCATCACTTTGGGGTCAGTGTCCACTCTTTTCCTGGTCAGCATCATCGTGTTGATTGTAATGCAGTGTTCTAAAAGCCCAGACTATTCCTCCAAGTATTTACAAGATGCGAACTATGACGGGACACTTTGCCACAGCATCCAGTACAGATCTGGAGACAAGCGGTACATGTTAGTTGGACCCAGAATGAGTATAGGTTCTACTATAGTCCCGGGCAGCAATGGGAATACTCTGGTGGTTCCCGATCACAGGAGGCGTGCGTCTGGAGAGGTAAGagctaatttgcatatttgaAAGTAGCTATTTTTGTGTATCCCTTGATGGGACTTGCCACTCCGGAATGTTATTTTGTTAAAGTAAAATGTATGTATTGAGTAGCTGTCGAATAAATAAACGTAATTTCTTGCCTTCTTCGGACTTCCAGGGAGCGTATTTTTGCACAGGAGCTGTCCATTGCATGGTGCTGAAATTAATGATCACTTCAATGTCTGCCTATTTCCCCTTGGTCACAAGGGTATAATATGTCGGCCCCCATTCTTTATTCCGACAAGATGTAGCATTCTAATGCCTAATGCACTACGAGTTTGTTTCACTGTCACTTGTAGTTCGTTAAAGTATTTGCTATGCATGTGTAATAGCATCCATGTTGCTTTCAACGTGTTATGTGCTCTTAACCACATGGTGTCAGTGTTAGGTTGCTGGTTCGTGTAAAATAGTGTACATCATTAGCCCAGCCCCTAGAAGAGAGATTTTgtctcacacagacaggctccGCTTTAGAAACGGTCGTTTCACATTGGGATGAATTTTCTATCTAACGTTTAGATGGTTGAACTACAATCAATTTCCCCAGTAGATCATAGTATGGGAGGACGTACCCATTGGAATATATACCTTTACATTTCAAGCATTGTTGGATTAAGATCGTAAAGATGGGAGACGGAGGACAAAAGCGCAGAAGGGAGTACTGGTGTGTCGCTCTACGTTTCATTTTGCTGCTGTGCTTCGGAGAGCAGGTTTCGGCTCAGATAAGATATTCTATTCCTGAGGAGGTTAAAGTTGGTTCTGTTGTGGGAAATGTTGCCAAGGATTTGGGTCTGGACATCACTACCTTGACAGATAGACAATTTCGTATCGTGTCTGGATCAAATGACGATCTTTTCAACGTAAACCAGAACAATGGCGTTTTGTATGTCCATGAAAATATAGACAGGGAGGTTCTCTGTGATGGTCATGGAGCGTGCTTAGTAAATTTGAAAATGGTATTACAGAATCCTTTAGAGATACACTATGTTGGAGTTGAAATTTCAGATGTAAACGATAATTTACCCAGATTtgtagaaaaagagaaaaaaattgaaatataCGAATCTACTCCACCAGGGAAGCGTTTTCAGTTACCAGCTGCGCTGGATCCCGATGTTGGTATTAATACTGTTAGAAGTTATAAAATTAACCAcaacgaacattttgacatgcAAATGAGAGAAATTGGAAACGCTAAAATTCCTTTTCTAGTTTTGCAAAAACCCTTGGATAGAGAGAAACAACCTGAACACTGTTTCATTTTAACAGCTGTTGATGGGGGGAGTCCAGCAAGTTCAGGGACTTTAAATATTACAATCACTgttcttgattcaaatgacaacCCTCCTATATTTAACCAGGAGATGTACTCGGTAACATTACCTGAAAATGTGGAGGTAGGAACTGTTGTAGTAAAAGTGAAAGCTACTGATTTAGACGAGGGTGTAAACGGAGAAGTTGAATATTCTTTCGGTAGTGAACTTGGTCATAAGGTATACGATGTGTTTAACTTGGATAAAGCTACAGGCTTAATTCGAATGAAAGGGCAAGTTAATTTCGAGGACGTTGATGTATACAATCTAGACGTCCATGCAACGGATAAGGGACAGCCACCGATGAGTACAGACTGTAGAATCCTAATCAGGATTCTAGACTTAAATGACAATAGCCCAGAAATTGAGGTGACATCTCTCTCAAACATGTTATCTGAAGATTCGAAACCTGGGACGGTTGTCTCGCTCATCAGTGTGTCAGATAAAGACTCGGGGGTCAATGGCAAAGTTGTCTGTACTCTGTCTGGCGACGTGCCCTTCGAGTTAAAGCCATCATACCAGGATAATATTTTATCTTTAGTGACTAAACATAAACTGGATAGGGAGCTCGTGTCTTACTATGACATCACGATAACAGCCACTGACTGTGGtcagcctcctctgtcctcGTTCAAAACTCTGAGCGTCCAGATATCAGATGTGAACGATAACAGACCAGAATTCTCTCAAAATCCTCTTGAACTTTATATGTTGGAAAACAACGCTCCTGGTGCGTCAATATTCTCTGTAAGCGCTTCTGATAAAGACATGAATGAAAACGCAGGAATCTCCTATCACATAGTTAGAGGAGAGAGCAAGCCGAATGATATGGCATCTTTCCTGAATGTAAATTCTGATAATGGACACATTTCCGCGCTTAAAAGTTTTGACTTTGAAACTTTGAAAACATTCCAATTTCAAGTTGTAGCAACAGACTCTGGAACTCCGTCCCtaagcagcaacgtcacagtgAATGTGTTCATTCTGGATCAGAACGACAACGCTCCAGTTATCTTGTATCCAGTCAGCACTAACGGTTCTGCTGAAGGTGTGGAGGAGATTCCCCGCAATGTGAACGCAGGACATTTGGTGACTAAAGTGAGAGCCTATGACGCAGACATAGGATATAACGGCTGGTTGTTATTTTCGCTGCATGAAGTTAGTGACCACAGTCTCTTTTCTCTGGACCGCTACACAGGACAGATAAGGACACTTAGGTCCTTCACAGAGACAGACGAGGCTGAACATAAACTGGTCATACTGGTCAAAGATAATGGGAACGTTTCACTCTCAGCTACAGCTACTGTGATCATCAACGCAGTGGAGCCCAAAGAGGCTTTTGCCGCCTCTGATGTTAAAAGCTCAGTCAAAGAAGATGATGAGAACAATGTTACATTCTATTTGATAATCACTTTGGGATCAGTGTCCACTCTTTTCCTGGTCAGCATCATCGTGTTGATTGTAATGCAGTGTTCTAAAACCCCAGACTATTCCCCCAAGTATTTACAAGACACGAACTATGACGGGACACTTTGCCACAGCATCCAGTACAGATCTGGAGACAAACGGTACATGTTAGTTGGACCCAGAATGAGTATAGGTTCTACTATAGTCCCGGGCAGCAATGGGAATACTCTGGCGGTCCCCGATCACAGGAGGCGTGCGTCTGGAGAGGTAAGAGCTGGTTAAGAATTTTGAAAATTGTGAAATATTTACATGTCATTATTAAAGGATACAATTCAGACTTTTGTTTATTCGTTACTTTCAATTGAAAGACCACCCCATCGACTGACCATGTTTAGTAGTTTTACTTGAAATAAGAACATTAAATGGTTATGCATGGTCACTTATTGAATGATCTCTTGCGTGTGTTCTGATATGCATATAGGAACAAAGTGTGTGATTGGTGTGATTGGGTGATAACCATATGCATGTCCTCGTGATAGCAGATCATGGGTTTCGGTTTGTTCTCCTCCCGAACCTCAGTTATAACGAACTTAATCTGATATAATTGAGCTGTTGAAAACGAATGTCTTCTATCAATTCATCTGCTTATTTAAACCGCACATAAACAGTGACAGGAACATGCGCTGTCCACTAATGCAGTGCTGAAATGCTTGTTCGTTTATGTCGTGGATTCGCCTAGTATTTTCTTTTATACCTACCTGCACTTCCCGGCACCTTTTGGAAACAGCTTAGTGAGAGTCTTTTACATATTGCTTTCTATATTTTACTTCAACTAGTCATAGCAATCATAGTAGCTGGTCGCCTTTACTACAATTCACCTAAATCTTATAGAGACTCTACGTTGACTTTCAGCTCCGCTAGATGTGCTGTTATGCGTTTTGTGCCACAGGGTGTCAGTGTTATGTTGTTGAATTTCAaagccctgccccttgaagaaaAGGTTTTGTGACATTCTAACGTTGCCGACTGTAGTCTAGGGTGGTGAACATTTTTGCGGAGGCATTCATCTGAGCCGTAAACGTATTTCTTCAAAACAACCATCTAATTAAAACTAGCATGGAAGGACAAATCCATTggaacattttattttgatttCAAAGCCTTGTTGGAATATCATTTTAAAAGGATGGGAGACGGAGGACAAAGGCGCAGACGGGAGTACTGGTGGGTCACTCTGCGTTTCTCTTTGCTACTGTGCTTCGGAGAGCAGATTTCAGCACAGATAAGATACTCTATTCCCGAGGAGGTTAAAGTTGGATCCGTCGTCGGAAATATTGCCAAAGACCTCGGTCTTGATGTCAGCGCATTGGCGAAAAGAAGATTTCGTATTGTGTCTGGATCAAATGACGGTCTGTTTAATGTGAACGAGAAAAATGGAATACTGTTTGTCCATGAGAATATCGATAGAGAGGAGCTTTGCGACGCAGGTGGCGCTTGTGTGATAGATCTTAAAATAGTTGTTGAAAACCCACTTGAAGTCCATTATGTTAGCGTGGAGGTAATGGACGTAAATGACAATGCACCAATCTTTTTTGAGAAAAATGTCtctattaatttagcagaaaacAAACCACCGGGTGCACGTTTTGAACTGCAGGCAGCACGCGATTTAGACTATGGTACTAATTCTGTCCGAACGTATACATTAAATCAAAACGAACATTTTGACTTGGAGCTCCGAGATagtggagagggagataaaaCTCCTTTTTTGGTTTTACAGAAAGCATTGGACAGGGAGAAAAACAACACTCATTCTTTATTGCTGACTGCTTTTGATGGGGGTAACCCACCAAAGTCAGGTACTCTTAACATTAAGGTGACTGTACTAGACGTAAACGATAATCAACCAGTTTGCAGCCAAGATGTTTACTCAGTTACATTACAAGAAAATATGGACATTGGGAAGGTTGTCGCAACGATAAAGGCGTCGGATCCAGATATTGGAACAAATGGCGAAGTTGAATATTCACTTGGTAGAAATTTAAAGAAAAGCGTAactgaaatgtttcttttggATGAAAATACTGGGGTCATTCGAGTTAAAGGCCCAATAGATTTTGAGGAAGTTGACATTTTTAGGTTCAATATTCAAGCATCTGATAGAGGTCAACCTCCCCTATCTACTGATTGTAGAGTTATAGTTAAAATTATTGACGTAAACGACAATAAACCAGAAATAGAGGTGACATCTTTATCGAATACAATATCTGAACATTCCGAACCAGGTTCGGTTATTTCCCTAATCAGTGTGACGGATAAAGATTTTGGCATTAATGGGAAAGTGATTTCCACCATATCTGAAAACGTTCCATTTGAATTAAAGCCATCATATAAGGAAAACGTTTATTCAATTGTCACAAAAGGGCATTTGGATCGTGAACTTGTATCACATTATGACATCACAATAACAGCCACTGACTGTGGtcagcctcctctgtcctcGTTCAAAACTCTGAGCGTCCAGATATCAGATGTGAACGATAACAGACCAGAATTCTCTCAAAATCCTGTTGAGCTTTATATGTTGGAAAACAACGTTCCTGGTGCGTCAATATTCTCTGTAAGCGCTTCTGATAAAGACATGAATGAAAATGCTGCTATCTCCTATAATATCgttagaggagagggaaaactaAATGATATGGCATCTTTCCTCAATATCAATTCTGATAATGGACACATTTCCGCGCTAAAAACCTTTGACTTTGAAACTTTGAAAACATTCCAATTTCAAGTTGTAGCAACAGACTCTGGAACTCCGTCCCtaagcagcaacgtcacagtgAATGTGTTTATTCTGGATCAGAACGACAACGCTCCAGTGATCTTGTATCCAGTCAGCGCTAACGGTTCTGCTGAAGGTGTGGAGGAGATTCCCCGCAATGTGAACGCAGGACATTTGGTGACTAAAGTGAGAGCCTATGACGCAGATATAGGATATAACGGCTGGTTGTTGTTTTCACTGCAGGAAGTTAGTGACCACAATCTCTTTTCTCTGGACCGCTACACAGGACAGATAAGGACACTTCGGTCCTTCACAGAGACAGACGAGGCTGAACATAAACTGGTCATACTGGTCAAAGACAATGGGAACGTTTCACTCTCAGCAACAGCTACTGTGATCATCAACGCAGTGGAGCCCAAAGAGGCTTTTGCCGCCTCTGATGTTAAAAGCTCAGTCAAAGAAGAGGATGAGAACAATGTTACATTCTATTTGATAATCACTTTGGGATCAGTGTCCACTCTTTTCCTGGTCAGCATCATCGTGTTGATTGTAATGCAGTGTTCTAAAACCCCAGACTATTCCCCCAAGTATTTACAAGACACGAACTATGACGGGACACTTTGCCACAGCATCCAGTATAGATCTGGAGACAAACGGTACATGTTAGTTGGACCCAGAATGAGTATAGGTTCTACTATAGTCCCGGGCAGCAATGGGAATACTCTGGTGGTTCCCGATCACAGGAGGCGTGCGTCTGGAGAGGTAAGAGCTGAACTGCATATTTGAAAGTATCAATTTTTGTATATCCGTTGATGGGACTTTCCACTCCGGTATGTTATTTTGTTGAATTTAAACTAATCTATTAAACAGCTGTCGAACGTGATCTTTTGCCTTATTCGGGACATCCAGGGAGCGTATTTTTTGCACAGGGGCTATCCactccatggtgctgaaatgaAGGATTACTTCAGTGTCTGGCTACTTCCGCTTGGTCACAAGGGTATAATATTTCGGTTCACATTCTTTATTCCGACAATATATATGTTGCATTCCAATGTCTAATACACTACGAGTTTAGTTTATTTCACTGTCACTTGTTGTTCGTGAACGTATTTGCTATGCATGTGAAGTAGCACCCATGTAGCTTTGAAGGTGTAACCACATGGTGTCAGTGTTAGGTTGCTGGTTCGTGTAAGCTACTGTACTTCATTAGCCCTGCCCCAAGAAGAGAGATTTTGTTTCACACAGCAGGGTCCGCTTTAGAAACGGTTGTTATACATTGGGAGGGATTTTGTATCTAACGTTTAGTTCGTTAAACTACAATCAATTGCTACAGTAGAACATAGCATGGGAGGATGTACTCATTGGAAAATATACCTTTACATTTCAAGCGTTTTTGGATTAAGATCGTAAAGATGGGAGACGGAAGACAAAAGCGCAGACGGGAGTACTGGTGTGTCGCTCTACGTTTCTTTTTGCTGCTGTGCTTCGGAGAGCAGGTTTCGGCTCAGATAAGATATTCTATTCCTGAGGAGGTAAAGGTTGGTTCTGTTGTGGGAAATGTTGCCAAGGATTTGGGTGTGGACATCACTACCTTGACAGATAGACAATTTCGTATCGTGTCTGGGTCAAATGACGATCTTTTCAAGGTAAACCAGCACAATGGCGTCTTGTATGTCCATGAAAATATAGACAGGGAGGCTCTCTGTGATGGTAATGGAGCATGCTTAATCAATTTGAAAATGGTATTAGAGAATCCTTTAGAGGTGCACTATGTTGGAGTTGAAATTTCAGATGTAAACGATAATGTTCCCACATTtgtagaaaaagagaaaaaattgGAAATATACGAATCTACTCCTCCACGGAAGCGTTTTCAGTTACCAGCTGCCCTGGATCCCGATGTTGGTATTAATACTGTTAGAAGTTATCAAATAACCCACAATGAACATTTTGAAATGCAAATGATCGAAATGGGAGATGATAAAACTCCTTTTCTAGTTTTGCAAAAACCCTTAGATAGAGAGAAACAACCTGAACACAGTTTCATTTTAACTGCTTTTGATGGGGGGAGTCCAGTAAGATCAGGGACTTTAAATATTACAATCACTgttcttgattcaaatgacaacCCTCCTATATTTAACCAGGATATGTACTCGGTAACATTGCCTGAAAATGTGGAGGTAGGAAGTGTTGTAGTAAAAGTGAAAGCTACTGATTTAGACGAGGGTGTAAACGGAGAAGTTGAATATTCTTTCGGTAGTGAACTTGATCATAAGGTATACGATGTGTTTAACTTGGATAAAGCTACAGGCATAATTCGAATGAAAGGGCAAGTTAATTTCGAGGACGTTGATGTATACAAACTAGACATCCATGCAACGGATAAGGGACAGCCCCCGATGAGTACAGACTGTAGAATACTAATCAGGATTCTAGACTTAAATGACAACAAACCAGAAATTGAGGTGACATCTCTCTCAAACATGTTGTCTGAAGATTCGAAACCTGGGACGGTTGTCTCGCTCATCAGTGTGTCAGATAAAGACTCGGGG from Osmerus mordax isolate fOsmMor3 chromosome 12, fOsmMor3.pri, whole genome shotgun sequence includes these protein-coding regions:
- the LOC136954508 gene encoding protocadherin alpha-13-like; this translates as MGDGGQRRRREYWWVTLRFSLLLCFGEQISAQIRYSIPEEVKVGSVVGNIAKDLGLDVSALAKRRFRIVSGSNDGLFNVNEKNGILFVHENIDREELCDAGGACVIDLKIVVENPLEVHYVSVEVMDVNDNAPIFFEKNVSINLAENKPPGARFELQAARDLDYGTNSVRTYTLNQNEHFDLELRDSGEGDKTPFLVLQKALDREKNNTHSLLLTAFDGGNPPKSGTLNIKVTVLDVNDNQPVCSQDVYSVTLQENMDIGKVVATIKASDPDIGTNGEVEYSLGRNLKKSVTEMFLLDENTGVIRVKGPIDFEEVDIFRFNIQASDRGQPPLSTDCRVIVKIIDVNDNKPEIEVTSLSNTISEHSEPGSVISLISVTDKDFGINGKVISTISENVPFELKPSYKENVYSIVTKGHLDRELVSHYDITITATDCGQPPLSSFKTLSVQISDVNDNRPEFSQNPVELYMLENNVPGASIFSVSASDKDMNENAAISYNIVRGEGKLNDMASFLNINSDNGHISALKTFDFETLKTFQFQVVATDSGTPSLSSNVTVNVFILDQNDNAPVILYPVSANGSAEGVEEIPRNVNAGHLVTKVRAYDADIGYNGWLLFSLQEVSDHNLFSLDRYTGQIRTLRSFTETDEAEHKLVILVKDNGNVSLSATATVIINAVEPKEAFAASDVKSSVKEEDENNVTFYLIITLGSVSTLFLVSIIVLIVMQCSKTPDYSPKYLQDTNYDGTLCHSIQYRSGDKRYMLVGPRMSIGSTIVPGSNGNTLVVPDHRRRASGEVRAELHI
- the LOC136954505 gene encoding protocadherin alpha-3-like, with translation MGDGGQRRRREYCCVALRFFLLLCFGEQVSAQIRYSIPEEVKVGSVVGNVAKDLGLDITTLTDRQFRIVSGSNDDLFKVNQNNGVLYVHKEIDREALCDGHGACLINLKMVIEHPLEVHYVGVEITDVNDNMPSFTEKDKLLDIPESTPPGRRFQLPAARDPDVGINTVRVYKLNHNEHFDLQIREIGDDKIPFLVLQKPLDREKQSEHRLLLTAIDGGNPSRSGNLNVTITVLDSNDNHPVFSQELYSVTLLENVEVGTVVVKVNATDLDEGVNGEVEYSFGSELEPKVYDIFILDKVSGEIRIKGHVNFEDINVYKLDVHATDKGQPPMSMNCRINIKIVDLNDNEPEIEVTSLSNRVSEDSKPGTVVSLISVSDKDSGINGKVVCTLSGDVPFELKPSYQDNMFSLVTKHKLDRELVSYYDITITATDCGQPPLSSFKTLSVQISDVNDNRPEFSKNPLELYMLENNAPGASIFSLRASDKDTNENAAISYHIVRGESKPNDMASFLNINSDNGHISALKTFDFETLKTFKFQVVATDSGTPLLSSNVTVNVFILDQNDNAPVILYPVSANGSAEGVEEIPRNVNAGHLVTKVRAYDADIGYNGWLLFSLQEVSDHSLFSLDRYTGQIRTLRSFTETDEAEHKLVILVKDNGNVSLSATATVIINAVEPKEAFAASDVKSSVKDDDENNVTFYLIITLGSVSTLFLVSIIVLIVMQCSKSPDYSSKYLQDANYDGTLCHSIQYRSGDKRYMLVGPRMSIGSTIVPGSNGNTLVVPDHRRRASGEVRANLHI
- the LOC136954507 gene encoding protocadherin alpha-8-like, whose protein sequence is MGDGGQKRRREYWCVALRFILLLCFGEQVSAQIRYSIPEEVKVGSVVGNVAKDLGLDITTLTDRQFRIVSGSNDDLFNVNQNNGVLYVHENIDREVLCDGHGACLVNLKMVLQNPLEIHYVGVEISDVNDNLPRFVEKEKKIEIYESTPPGKRFQLPAALDPDVGINTVRSYKINHNEHFDMQMREIGNAKIPFLVLQKPLDREKQPEHCFILTAVDGGSPASSGTLNITITVLDSNDNPPIFNQEMYSVTLPENVEVGTVVVKVKATDLDEGVNGEVEYSFGSELGHKVYDVFNLDKATGLIRMKGQVNFEDVDVYNLDVHATDKGQPPMSTDCRILIRILDLNDNSPEIEVTSLSNMLSEDSKPGTVVSLISVSDKDSGVNGKVVCTLSGDVPFELKPSYQDNILSLVTKHKLDRELVSYYDITITATDCGQPPLSSFKTLSVQISDVNDNRPEFSQNPLELYMLENNAPGASIFSVSASDKDMNENAGISYHIVRGESKPNDMASFLNVNSDNGHISALKSFDFETLKTFQFQVVATDSGTPSLSSNVTVNVFILDQNDNAPVILYPVSTNGSAEGVEEIPRNVNAGHLVTKVRAYDADIGYNGWLLFSLHEVSDHSLFSLDRYTGQIRTLRSFTETDEAEHKLVILVKDNGNVSLSATATVIINAVEPKEAFAASDVKSSVKEDDENNVTFYLIITLGSVSTLFLVSIIVLIVMQCSKTPDYSPKYLQDTNYDGTLCHSIQYRSGDKRYMLVGPRMSIGSTIVPGSNGNTLAVPDHRRRASGEVRAG